A section of the Asticcacaulis sp. EMRT-3 genome encodes:
- a CDS encoding endonuclease domain-containing protein: MTATPKRKIALARQMRKTLTGPEWLLWERLKLRLDDGLIFKRQHAFGPYILDFYCFRARLVIEVDGAVHSAPEQAQKDAVREAYLRANGLQVYRLPAPEVYRDPEGAADGIRLLAAELATQRK; this comes from the coding sequence ATGACCGCAACACCGAAGCGAAAAATCGCGCTCGCCCGTCAGATGCGCAAAACCCTGACCGGCCCGGAATGGCTGCTCTGGGAAAGGCTGAAGCTGCGTCTTGATGATGGCCTCATCTTCAAACGCCAGCACGCTTTCGGCCCCTATATTCTCGACTTTTACTGCTTCCGCGCGCGACTGGTGATTGAGGTCGATGGCGCAGTGCATAGCGCACCGGAACAGGCGCAAAAGGACGCCGTGCGTGAGGCTTATCTGAGGGCAAATGGCTTGCAGGTTTATCGCCTGCCCGCACCAGAGGTCTATCGTGATCCTGAGGGCGCGGCGGATGGCATACGGTTGCTGGCGGCGGAACTGGCGACGCAGCGCAAGTAA
- a CDS encoding prephenate dehydrogenase/arogenate dehydrogenase family protein, whose product MFKKVHRLGLFGLGAFGRLIVRHLSPYFDIYAHDPSPEARKFASRHNVTLVSLEEAAACPYVVLATPIRTLKALAEAIAPHVAPRALIIDVGSVKMKPARWLLDAMPADASILCTHPLFGPQSARKGIHDLEIVVCPVRVRHLASIIRFFEKTLDLKVSLATPEEHDRALAAVQGLTHLIAKVLSGLEPLPTVHTTRSYDLMMQGVGLVQGDSDELFLSIERDNPFASEVRKRFFAEIDSLRTRLEAHDSEK is encoded by the coding sequence GTGTTCAAAAAAGTCCACAGACTGGGCCTGTTCGGTTTAGGTGCCTTCGGTCGCCTGATCGTCCGGCACCTGTCGCCCTATTTCGACATCTACGCCCATGATCCGTCGCCGGAAGCGCGCAAATTCGCCAGCCGCCATAATGTGACACTCGTCAGCCTCGAAGAGGCGGCGGCCTGTCCTTACGTGGTGCTGGCCACGCCGATCCGCACCTTAAAGGCGCTGGCCGAAGCGATTGCGCCGCATGTTGCGCCGCGCGCCCTGATCATTGATGTCGGTTCGGTCAAGATGAAGCCGGCGCGCTGGCTGCTCGACGCCATGCCGGCGGACGCCTCCATCCTGTGTACCCATCCGCTTTTCGGGCCGCAATCGGCGCGCAAGGGCATCCACGATCTCGAAATCGTCGTCTGTCCGGTGCGCGTGCGCCATCTGGCCAGCATTATTCGCTTTTTCGAGAAGACGCTCGATCTCAAGGTGTCGCTGGCCACGCCGGAGGAGCACGACCGCGCCCTGGCCGCCGTGCAGGGCTTAACCCACCTGATCGCCAAGGTGTTGAGCGGGCTGGAACCTTTGCCCACCGTCCATACTACGCGCTCCTACGACCTGATGATGCAGGGCGTAGGCCTGGTGCAGGGCGATTCCGACGAGCTGTTCCTGTCGATTGAGCGCGATAATCCGTTCGCCAGCGAGGTGCGCAAGCGCTTCTTCGCCGAGATCGATTCGTTACGCACCCGTCTGGAAGCGCACGATAGCGAGAAGTAG
- the groL gene encoding chaperonin GroEL (60 kDa chaperone family; promotes refolding of misfolded polypeptides especially under stressful conditions; forms two stacked rings of heptamers to form a barrel-shaped 14mer; ends can be capped by GroES; misfolded proteins enter the barrel where they are refolded when GroES binds), whose product MAAKQVLFGSDAREKMLRGVNILANAVKVTLGPKGRNVVLEKSFGAPRSTKDGVSVAKEIELEDKFENMGAQMIREVASKTNDKAGDGTTTATVLAQAIVQEGLKAVAAGMNPMDLKRGIDKAVSVVVEQIKSASKKVTTNGEIAQVGTISANGDVEVGEMIAKAMEKVGNEGVITVEEAKTAETELDVVEGMQFDRGYLSPYFITNPDKMEAVLEDPYILVFDKKISSLQPMLPILEAVVQSGRPLLIIAEDVEGEALATLVVNRLRGGLRVAAVKAPGFGDRRKAMLEDIAVLTKGEVISEDLGIKLETVSLDMLGRAKKVTITKENTTIVDGSGEKADIEARVAQIKKQIEETTSDYDKEKLQERLAKLAGGVAVIRVGGSTEVEVKEKKDRVDDALNATRAAVEEGIVPGGGTALLKASLALKGLEGINADQTAGIAIVRKAIQAPLRQIAENAGVEGSVVVNAILANDSATYGFNAQTEKYVDLVADGVIDPAKVVRTALQDAASVAGILITTEAAVAEAPKKDAPQAGGGAGMGGGMGGMGGMDF is encoded by the coding sequence ATGGCTGCCAAACAAGTTCTGTTCGGTTCCGACGCGCGCGAAAAAATGCTGCGCGGCGTCAACATCCTCGCCAATGCTGTCAAAGTGACCCTGGGCCCCAAGGGCCGCAATGTCGTGCTCGAAAAGTCGTTCGGCGCGCCGCGCTCCACCAAGGACGGCGTGTCCGTCGCCAAGGAAATCGAACTGGAAGATAAGTTCGAAAACATGGGCGCGCAAATGATCCGCGAAGTCGCCTCCAAGACCAATGACAAGGCCGGTGACGGCACCACCACCGCCACGGTTCTGGCTCAGGCCATCGTGCAGGAAGGCCTCAAGGCCGTGGCCGCCGGTATGAACCCGATGGATCTGAAGCGCGGCATCGACAAGGCGGTCAGCGTCGTGGTCGAGCAGATCAAGAGCGCCTCGAAGAAGGTCACCACCAACGGCGAAATCGCTCAGGTCGGCACCATCTCGGCCAATGGCGATGTCGAAGTCGGCGAAATGATTGCCAAGGCCATGGAAAAGGTCGGCAATGAAGGCGTCATCACGGTTGAAGAAGCCAAGACCGCCGAAACCGAGCTGGATGTCGTTGAAGGTATGCAGTTCGACCGCGGCTATCTGTCGCCCTACTTCATCACCAACCCCGACAAGATGGAAGCGGTTCTCGAAGACCCGTACATCCTGGTGTTCGACAAGAAGATCTCCAGCCTGCAACCCATGCTGCCGATCCTCGAAGCCGTTGTGCAATCGGGCCGTCCGCTTTTGATCATCGCCGAAGACGTTGAAGGCGAAGCGCTGGCCACCCTCGTCGTCAACCGCCTGCGTGGCGGCCTGCGCGTTGCCGCCGTCAAGGCACCGGGCTTTGGCGACCGCCGCAAGGCCATGCTGGAAGACATCGCCGTCCTCACCAAGGGCGAAGTGATCTCCGAAGACCTCGGCATCAAGCTGGAAACCGTGTCGCTCGACATGCTGGGCCGCGCCAAGAAGGTCACCATCACCAAGGAAAACACCACCATCGTGGATGGTTCCGGTGAAAAGGCCGACATCGAAGCCCGTGTCGCCCAGATCAAGAAGCAGATCGAAGAAACCACCTCGGATTACGACAAGGAAAAGCTGCAAGAACGTCTGGCCAAGCTGGCTGGCGGCGTTGCCGTGATCCGCGTCGGCGGCTCCACCGAAGTGGAAGTCAAGGAAAAGAAGGACCGCGTTGACGACGCGCTCAACGCCACGCGCGCGGCCGTTGAAGAAGGCATCGTTCCGGGCGGCGGCACGGCCCTGCTGAAGGCTTCGCTGGCGCTGAAGGGCCTGGAAGGCATCAATGCCGACCAGACCGCCGGTATCGCCATCGTGCGCAAGGCCATTCAGGCTCCCTTACGTCAAATCGCTGAAAATGCCGGTGTCGAAGGCTCGGTGGTTGTCAATGCCATTCTGGCCAATGACTCAGCCACCTACGGCTTCAACGCCCAGACCGAAAAGTACGTCGATCTGGTGGCCGATGGCGTCATCGACCCGGCCAAGGTCGTGCGCACGGCGCTGCAAGACGCAGCTTCGGTGGCGGGCATCCTGATCACCACGGAAGCTGCTGTGGCCGAAGCCCCCAAGAAGGACGCTCCGCAAGCTGGCGGCGGCGCTGGCATGGGCGGCGGCATGGGCGGCATGGGCGGTATGGATTTCTAG
- a CDS encoding TetR-like C-terminal domain-containing protein yields the protein MVKPPSQSTTDRRQAQLEALISAAETRICAEGVASLKARDLAADLGIALGGLYNIVADMDDLMLRVNSRTLSRLGAAAAEASDHLPMTTPAQALQRLGQVARTYLVFARENLRLWRMLFETHVRSVVPEWANEDQLRLFRHIAEPLAVLMPDLPAEALSVRARTLFAAVHGVISLGLEERLIAVPLSQLESEIDWLIRAACQQGA from the coding sequence ACCGCCGTCAGGCGCAACTGGAAGCCCTGATTAGCGCCGCTGAAACGCGCATCTGCGCCGAGGGCGTGGCCAGCCTGAAGGCGCGCGATCTGGCCGCCGATCTCGGCATTGCATTGGGCGGGCTTTACAACATCGTCGCCGACATGGACGATCTGATGCTGCGGGTCAATTCGCGTACCCTGTCGCGCCTTGGCGCGGCGGCGGCTGAGGCCAGCGATCACCTGCCGATGACCACGCCCGCGCAAGCCCTGCAAAGGCTGGGTCAGGTGGCCCGAACCTATCTCGTTTTTGCGCGTGAAAATCTGCGGCTATGGCGGATGCTGTTTGAAACCCATGTGCGCTCAGTGGTGCCGGAATGGGCCAATGAGGATCAGCTACGGCTGTTTCGCCATATTGCCGAGCCTCTGGCCGTTCTCATGCCGGATCTGCCCGCCGAGGCCCTCAGCGTGCGGGCGCGCACCCTGTTTGCCGCCGTGCATGGCGTGATCAGTCTGGGGCTGGAAGAACGCCTGATCGCCGTACCGCTGAGCCAGTTGGAAAGCGAGATCGACTGGCTGATCCGCGCCGCCTGCCAGCAGGGGGCGTGA
- a CDS encoding peptidylprolyl isomerase, whose amino-acid sequence MNRRFWALAGLVLLLAACSKPASKAPPPPAPPPKRLAIGLDVPPDRVRVEIDTSDGPIVLELDGKDAPITTANFLHYVDRHKLDGGSFYRAVSAGQAGFIQFNSGDRTFPPIPHEPTSQTHLSHTDGTVSTARYAVGTASNEFTICVGDMTYLDAGGNATPDHQGYAAFGHVVSGMAVVKQILHAPRSKAKPAPGDWPDEILARPVTILSAHRLS is encoded by the coding sequence ATGAACCGGCGGTTTTGGGCCTTGGCGGGGCTCGTTTTGTTGCTGGCCGCCTGTTCGAAACCGGCGTCAAAAGCGCCGCCGCCGCCCGCACCGCCGCCGAAGCGGCTGGCCATCGGCCTTGATGTGCCGCCCGACCGCGTGCGCGTGGAGATCGATACCTCGGACGGGCCGATCGTGCTCGAACTGGACGGCAAGGATGCGCCGATCACCACGGCCAATTTCCTGCACTATGTTGACCGCCACAAGCTTGATGGCGGCAGTTTTTATCGCGCCGTGTCCGCGGGCCAGGCCGGTTTCATCCAGTTCAACAGCGGCGACCGCACTTTTCCGCCGATCCCGCACGAGCCGACCAGCCAGACCCATTTGTCGCATACCGACGGCACAGTCTCGACCGCGCGCTATGCCGTCGGCACGGCGTCGAACGAATTTACCATCTGTGTCGGCGACATGACCTATCTCGATGCCGGCGGCAATGCCACGCCCGATCATCAGGGCTATGCCGCCTTCGGCCATGTGGTGTCGGGCATGGCGGTGGTGAAGCAAATCCTGCACGCGCCGCGTTCGAAAGCCAAGCCCGCGCCCGGTGACTGGCCTGACGAAATCCTGGCCAGACCGGTCACCATCCTGTCCGCCCACCGCCTGTCATAA
- a CDS encoding cation:proton antiporter, with amino-acid sequence MTTATQAEKLTNMATQVIHSAAQDYYVFIIVFLLASALIVPLAQRFKVSSVLGFLLVGVLMGPDALGRLSHFLPGLDAFSMIRTHAVHRFAELGVVFLLFSIGLELTFERLKSMRRLVFGLGALQLVLSTAVLAVVFFMMGRSLVGAILLGMALALSSTAVVIPVLADRKALATASGRSVFAVLLAQDLSVAPIMVTVVILTGASDNGQVGVQGLLALIPALIGMGLLVGGGRWLLRPLFKSVARTKSRELFMAACLLVILLAGQVAVMTGLPMGLGAFVAGVLLAETEYRREIEVMIDPFKGLLLGLFFVTVGARLDFGAVMARPELVLGLAAGLIVLKALVVFPLAKLFGLTTRSAIETAAVLGPAGEFAYVIIDEAIGRHVIPASFGQAIILSATLSLFCVPVLAGLASRLTARMAGPREAAPSEAPDVVSADARVLVIGFGRVGELVTDMLRAHDIPFTVIDFNPKVTRRARMRGVEAWYGNAAMPEFLMRVGLERARAVVVTVSNAAFTEDVVRTVRGLRDDVHIIARARDAGHAYQLYRLGATDAVPETIEASLQLAENTLIDLGVPMGLVLASVHEQRDVFRRQFGVRGGQAASLHGHPLKGEA; translated from the coding sequence ATGACCACCGCCACCCAGGCCGAAAAACTGACCAATATGGCCACGCAGGTGATCCACAGCGCGGCGCAGGATTATTACGTCTTCATCATCGTGTTCCTGCTGGCCTCGGCGCTGATCGTGCCGCTGGCCCAGCGCTTCAAGGTGTCGAGCGTACTGGGCTTTTTGCTGGTCGGCGTGCTGATGGGGCCCGATGCCCTGGGCCGCCTCAGTCACTTTCTGCCGGGGCTCGACGCCTTTTCGATGATCCGCACCCACGCCGTGCATCGTTTCGCCGAGCTGGGCGTGGTGTTCCTGCTGTTTTCCATCGGGTTAGAGCTGACCTTTGAGCGCTTAAAATCGATGCGGCGGCTGGTGTTCGGGCTGGGGGCTTTGCAACTGGTGCTGTCAACGGCTGTGCTGGCCGTGGTGTTTTTCATGATGGGCCGCAGTCTGGTGGGGGCCATCCTGCTCGGCATGGCGCTGGCGCTGTCGTCCACCGCCGTCGTCATCCCCGTGCTGGCCGACCGCAAGGCGCTGGCCACCGCCTCCGGGCGCAGCGTCTTTGCCGTCCTGCTGGCGCAGGATCTGAGCGTGGCGCCGATCATGGTCACCGTGGTGATCCTGACCGGCGCGTCCGATAACGGCCAGGTGGGGGTGCAGGGTCTGCTGGCGCTGATTCCGGCCCTGATCGGCATGGGCCTGCTGGTGGGCGGCGGGCGCTGGCTGTTGCGGCCCCTGTTCAAATCGGTGGCGCGCACCAAAAGCCGCGAACTGTTCATGGCCGCCTGTTTGCTGGTGATCCTGCTGGCCGGACAGGTGGCGGTGATGACCGGCCTGCCGATGGGGCTGGGCGCCTTCGTGGCGGGGGTGCTGCTGGCCGAAACCGAATATCGCCGCGAGATCGAGGTGATGATCGATCCGTTCAAGGGCCTGCTGCTCGGCCTGTTTTTCGTCACTGTGGGGGCCCGGCTCGATTTCGGCGCGGTCATGGCCCGCCCGGAACTGGTGCTGGGGCTGGCGGCGGGGCTGATCGTGCTCAAGGCACTGGTCGTATTCCCGCTGGCCAAACTGTTCGGCCTGACGACGCGCAGCGCTATTGAGACAGCGGCGGTGCTGGGGCCCGCAGGCGAATTCGCCTATGTCATCATTGATGAAGCCATTGGCCGCCACGTCATCCCGGCCAGCTTCGGCCAGGCCATCATCCTGTCGGCCACCTTGTCTTTGTTTTGCGTGCCGGTGCTGGCCGGGCTGGCGTCGCGCCTCACCGCCCGCATGGCAGGCCCGCGCGAAGCCGCGCCCAGTGAGGCGCCCGACGTGGTCAGCGCCGATGCGCGCGTGCTGGTGATCGGTTTTGGCCGCGTCGGCGAACTGGTGACCGACATGCTGCGCGCCCACGACATCCCCTTCACCGTCATCGATTTCAACCCCAAGGTCACACGGCGGGCGCGGATGCGCGGCGTCGAGGCCTGGTATGGCAATGCCGCCATGCCGGAATTTCTGATGCGCGTCGGGCTGGAACGCGCCCGCGCCGTGGTGGTGACCGTATCGAACGCGGCCTTCACCGAGGATGTGGTGCGCACCGTGCGCGGTTTGCGCGACGACGTGCATATTATCGCCCGCGCCCGCGATGCCGGTCATGCCTATCAGCTCTACCGGCTGGGGGCCACCGACGCCGTGCCCGAAACCATCGAGGCCTCGCTGCAACTGGCCGAAAACACGCTGATCGATCTGGGCGTGCCGATGGGACTGGTTCTGGCCAGCGTCCACGAACAGCGCGATGTCTTCCGCCGCCAGTTCGGCGTGCGCGGCGGTCAGGCGGCCAGTTTGCATGGTCACCCGCTGAAGGGTGAGGCGTGA
- a CDS encoding EF-hand domain-containing protein — translation MRFSSISFSVALLGLTAVPAFTALPATAQAYLDVMNLNVFFSPSGQPFRASAGKPYPVMEWFNAADTNHDGKISQDEFVTDAQNFFAELDVNHDGYISSPENSRYESIIAPEIQHVDPRIQQPKVLHHDYDPDMDTSQDDSPNGGKYVKQILGASQYSLIDEPQPIRAADADFDFRVSAEEWLTATHQRFAILDRNHDGFITPDELAKTPAQVALELAAADKSHDDKRRDDKGKKKHSGWW, via the coding sequence ATGCGCTTTTCGTCGATTTCGTTTTCCGTCGCCCTGCTGGGCCTGACCGCCGTGCCCGCCTTCACCGCCCTGCCGGCCACCGCGCAGGCCTATCTCGATGTCATGAACCTGAATGTGTTCTTTTCGCCCTCCGGCCAGCCGTTTCGCGCAAGCGCGGGCAAGCCCTATCCGGTGATGGAATGGTTCAATGCCGCCGATACCAATCATGACGGCAAGATCAGTCAAGATGAATTCGTCACCGACGCGCAGAACTTCTTCGCCGAACTGGATGTCAATCATGACGGCTATATTTCCAGCCCGGAAAACAGCCGCTATGAAAGCATCATCGCACCGGAAATCCAGCACGTCGATCCGCGTATCCAGCAGCCGAAGGTGCTGCATCACGACTATGATCCCGACATGGACACCAGCCAGGACGACAGCCCCAATGGCGGCAAGTATGTCAAGCAGATCCTGGGCGCTTCGCAATACAGCCTGATTGACGAGCCGCAGCCGATCCGTGCCGCCGACGCCGATTTCGACTTCCGCGTTTCTGCCGAGGAATGGCTGACCGCCACCCATCAGCGTTTTGCTATTCTGGATCGCAATCACGATGGCTTCATCACACCTGACGAACTGGCCAAGACACCGGCGCAGGTGGCGCTGGAACTGGCCGCCGCTGATAAGAGCCATGACGACAAGAGGCGCGACGACAAGGGCAAGAAAAAGCATTCCGGCTGGTGGTAG
- the groES gene encoding co-chaperone GroES has translation MSFRPLGDRVLVKRVEEEAKTKGGIIIPDTAKEKPQEGEVVAVGPGNRNDKGEQVALDVKAGDRVLFGKWGGTEVKIDGEDLLILKESDVLGVLTK, from the coding sequence ATGAGCTTTCGCCCGTTAGGCGACCGTGTTCTGGTCAAGCGCGTCGAAGAAGAAGCCAAGACCAAGGGCGGCATCATCATCCCCGATACCGCCAAGGAAAAGCCACAGGAAGGCGAAGTTGTCGCCGTTGGCCCCGGCAATCGTAACGACAAGGGCGAGCAGGTTGCGCTCGACGTCAAGGCCGGTGATCGCGTCCTGTTCGGTAAGTGGGGCGGCACCGAAGTCAAGATCGACGGCGAAGACCTGCTGATCCTGAAAGAATCCGACGTTCTGGGCGTGCTGACCAAGTAA
- a CDS encoding peptidylprolyl isomerase produces MTQPTNNRRGVLATGLAAGLALVAASVAACSKKAAPPPAPPPPPPPPPPPPPPPETVTVSLMTDKGEIVIRLENKKAPITTGNFLKYVDSGKLNGADFWRAADSGPSGFIQGTALGPTFPPIAHEPTSQTGLSHTNGAISMSRFAPGTATADFVICVGDNTYMDAGRSGSTDKLGYAAFGHVIKGMDVVKSILHGKIDPKTPPQGGWAGQMLLHPVKIISARRVSETPDTGATSASA; encoded by the coding sequence GTGACGCAACCGACCAATAATCGACGCGGTGTTCTGGCCACGGGACTGGCCGCAGGTCTGGCCCTGGTGGCCGCCTCCGTCGCCGCCTGTTCGAAAAAGGCCGCGCCGCCGCCCGCGCCGCCTCCACCACCACCGCCACCTCCGCCGCCCCCTCCACCGCCGGAAACCGTCACGGTCAGTTTGATGACCGATAAGGGCGAGATTGTGATCAGGCTGGAAAACAAGAAGGCGCCGATCACCACCGGCAATTTCCTGAAATATGTCGATTCCGGCAAGCTGAACGGGGCCGACTTCTGGCGCGCCGCCGATTCCGGCCCGTCGGGCTTTATTCAGGGCACGGCGCTTGGCCCCACCTTCCCGCCCATCGCCCATGAACCGACCAGCCAGACCGGTCTGTCGCACACCAATGGCGCGATCTCGATGTCACGCTTCGCGCCGGGCACGGCTACGGCCGATTTCGTCATCTGTGTCGGCGACAATACCTATATGGATGCAGGCCGCTCCGGCTCGACGGACAAGCTGGGTTATGCCGCCTTCGGCCACGTCATCAAGGGCATGGATGTGGTGAAAAGCATATTGCACGGCAAGATCGATCCGAAAACCCCGCCGCAGGGCGGCTGGGCCGGTCAGATGCTGCTGCATCCGGTCAAGATCATCTCGGCCAGGCGCGTGTCCGAGACGCCGGATACGGGCGCGACATCGGCGTCGGCATAA
- a CDS encoding BrnA antitoxin family protein — MVPLPSKLGRYKKGARRGMLYRPVKQPLSLRLDADVVARFKDAGDGYQTRINRALREYVENHSKRA; from the coding sequence ATGGTCCCCCTCCCCAGCAAGCTGGGGAGGTATAAGAAAGGCGCGCGCCGAGGGATGCTGTACAGACCGGTCAAGCAGCCGTTATCGCTGCGCCTCGATGCCGACGTGGTGGCCCGGTTCAAGGATGCCGGTGACGGCTATCAGACGCGCATCAACCGCGCCCTGCGGGAATATGTGGAGAACCATAGTAAGCGGGCGTGA